AATCTTTGATTTGCTACGCTTTAAAGGCGAATTCCAATTTGAGTATCCTCTCTTTATTGGCGCATTTAGAGAGCGGGGCGGATTGCGTTTCCATAGGTGAGATACATAGGGCTTTAAAAGCCGGGATCAAGCCTTATAGGATCGTGTTTAGCGGGGTGGGTAAGAGCGGATTTGAAATAGAACAAGCCCTAAAACTCAACATTTTATTTTTGAATGTAGAAAGTTTTATGGAATTAACAACGATTGAAACAATCGCTCAATCTTTAGGGATAAAGGCTAGGATTTCCATTCGAATCAACCCTAACATTGACGCTAAAACGCACCCCTATATTTCTACCGGTTTGAAAGAAAACAAGTTTGGCGTGGGAGAAAAAGAAGCTTTAGAAATGTTTCTTTGGGCTAAAAAAAGCGCGTTTTTAGAGCCTGTTAGCGTGCATTTTCATATCGGATCACAGCTATTAGATTTAGAGCCGATTATAGAAGCGAGCCAAAAGGTGGCTAAAATCGCTAAATCTTTGATAGCGCTAGGGATAGATTTGCGTTTTTTTGATGTGGGAGGAGGCATTGGTGTGAGCTATGAAAATGAAGAAACGATTAAGCTTTATGATTACGCGCAAGGGATTTTAAATTCGCTTCAAGGCTTGGATTTGACCATTATTTGTGAGCCGGGCCGATCCATCGTGGCTGAGAGTGGGGAATTGATCACGCAGGTTTTGTATGAAAAAAAGGCTCAAAACAAGCGCTTTGTGGTTGTGGATGCGGGCATGAATGATTTTTTACGCCCGAGTTTGTATCATGCTAAGCATGCCATAAGGGTTATAACGCCCTCTAAGGGGCGTAAGATCTCGCCTTGCGATGTGGTAGGGCCTGTGTGTGAGAGCAGCGACACTTTTTTAAAAGACGCCAATTTGCCAGAATTAGAGCCAGGCGATAAATTAGTCATAGAAAAGGTTGGGGCTTATGGCTCTAGCATGGCCAGTCAATACAATTCGCGCCCCAAACTCTTAGAATTAGCCCTAGAAGATCACAAAATCAGAGTGATAAGAAAAAGAGAGGCTTTAGAAGATTTATGGCGGCTAGAAGAAGAAGGCTTAAAAGGGGTTTGATTAGATGCAAAAGAATTTGGATAGTCTTTTAGAAAATTTAAGGGCTGAAATTGATGTGTTGGATAATGAATTGAGCGATCTTTTAGACAAACGCTTAGAAATCGCTTTAAAAATTGCTCTCATCAAACAAGAAAGCCCCATTTATTGCCCTAAAAGAGAGCGAGAAATTTTAAAACGACTCAGCCAAAGGGATTTCAAGCATTTGAATGAAGAAATTCTTACGGGTTTTTATGCAGAGGTTTTTAAGATTTCTAGAAAATTTCAAGAAAACGCCCTGAAAGAGTTAAAAAAATAAAAGAGAGCTGTTATGTTTGAAAAAATCACCCTAGCGCATAAGGACTTGTTTTCAAGGTTTTTAAGCGCTCAAAAAATCGTTTTATCGGATGTGAGTTTTACCAATTGCTTCTTATGGCAACACGCAAGGCTCATTCAAGTGGCGGTGATTAAGGATTGTTTGGTCATTCAAACCACTTATGAAAATCAAAAACCCTTTTATTTCTACCCTATCGGTAAGAATACGCATGAATGCGTGAAAGAGCTTTTGGAATTAGAAAAAAATTTAAGATTCCACTCCCTGACCTTAGAGCAAAGAGACGATTTAAAAGACAATTTTGTAGGGGTGTTTGATTTCACTTACAACCGAGACAGGAGCGATTATGTTTATT
The Helicobacter pylori genome window above contains:
- the lysA gene encoding diaminopimelate decarboxylase, translating into MLNYEELFQTHKTPFYLYDFDKIKQAFLNYKEAFKGRKSLICYALKANSNLSILSLLAHLESGADCVSIGEIHRALKAGIKPYRIVFSGVGKSGFEIEQALKLNILFLNVESFMELTTIETIAQSLGIKARISIRINPNIDAKTHPYISTGLKENKFGVGEKEALEMFLWAKKSAFLEPVSVHFHIGSQLLDLEPIIEASQKVAKIAKSLIALGIDLRFFDVGGGIGVSYENEETIKLYDYAQGILNSLQGLDLTIICEPGRSIVAESGELITQVLYEKKAQNKRFVVVDAGMNDFLRPSLYHAKHAIRVITPSKGRKISPCDVVGPVCESSDTFLKDANLPELEPGDKLVIEKVGAYGSSMASQYNSRPKLLELALEDHKIRVIRKREALEDLWRLEEEGLKGV
- a CDS encoding chorismate mutase; its protein translation is MQKNLDSLLENLRAEIDVLDNELSDLLDKRLEIALKIALIKQESPIYCPKREREILKRLSQRDFKHLNEEILTGFYAEVFKISRKFQENALKELKK